A section of the Pithys albifrons albifrons isolate INPA30051 chromosome 4, PitAlb_v1, whole genome shotgun sequence genome encodes:
- the LOC139671099 gene encoding leukocyte elastase inhibitor-like — protein MESLCAANTTFALDLLRKLCEKKSGQNVFFSPFSISSALSMLLLGSKGNTEAQITKVLCLNKAEDAHNGYQSLLSDINDPNTKYILRTANRLYGEKTFEFLSSFLESSQKSYHAGLEATDFVHAWEDSRKQINGWVEERTEGKIQNLLAEGILNSMTRLVLVNAVYFKGNWEKHFDKEKTTVQPFHINKNETKPVQMMFKKDRFNMAYIEDLQTKILELPYIGNELSMIILLPDAIQDGSTGLERLERELAYEKLTDWINPEMMTSKLVRVSLPRFKLEEDYALKPILSSMGMPDAFELGKADFSEISSGNELVLSEVVHKCFVEVKEEGTEAAAATAGLVRYCFKVVIRDFTADHPFLFFIRHNKTCSILFCGRFCSP, from the exons ATGGAAAGCCTCTGTGCAGCAAATACCACTTTTGCACTGGACCTGTTGAGAAAGCTGTGTGAGAAGAAGAGTGGGCAGAAtgtcttcttttccccttttagtatttcttctgctttgtccATGCTTTTGCTGGGTTCAAAAGGTAACACGGAAGCCCAAATAACAAAG GTTCTGTGTCTGAACAAAGCCGAGGATGCTCACAATGGGTATCAATCCCTTCTCTCTGACATTAATGATCCAAACACCAAATACATCCTGAGAACTGCAAACCGGCTTTATGGGGAAAAGACATTTGAGTTTCTCTCA TCATTTCTAGAGTCGAGTCAGAAGTCCTACCATGCTGGCCTGGAAGCGACTGACTTTGTGCATGCTTGGGAGGattccagaaaacaaataaatggcTGGGTAGAGGAAAGGACTGAAG GTAAAATTCAGAACCTGTTGGCAGAGGGGATTCTCAATTCCATGACTAGACTTGTGTTGGTGAATGCCGTCTATTTCAAAGGCAACTGGGAAAAGCATTTTGACAAAGAGAAAACCACAGTACAGCCATTTCATATTAACAAG aaTGAGACCAAACCTGTGCAGATGATGTTCAAGAAAGACAGATTCAACATGGCCTATATTGAGGACTTGCAGACCAAAATCCTTGAGCTGCCCTACATCGGTAATGAACTCAGCATGATCATCCTGCTCCCTGATGCAATCCAGGATGGATCCACCGGTTTGGAAAGA ctgGAAAGAGAACTTGCATATGAGAAGCTCACAGATTGGATCAATCCTGAAATGATGACCTCTAAACTGGTGAGGGTGTCCTTACCCAGATTTAAGCTGGAAGAAGATTATGCTCTGAAACCCATTCTGAGCAGCATGGGAATGCCTGATGCCTTTGAGTTGGGCAAGGCTGACTTTTCAGAAATCTCATCTGGCAATGAGCTGGTGCTGTCTGAGGTGGTTCACAAGTGCTTTGTGGAAGTGAAGGAAGAAGgcactgaagctgctgctgccacagcaggacTCGTCCGGTACTGCTTTAAAGTGGTCATTCGGGATTTCACTGCTGATCAtcccttcctcttcttcatccgGCATAACAAAACTTGCAGCATTCTGTTCTGTGGCAGGTTTTGCTCTCCGTGA
- the LOC139671105 gene encoding serpin B6-like isoform X2: MESLCAANTTFALDLLRKLCEKKSGQNVFFSPFSISSALSMVLLGSKGNTQAQITKVLCLNKAEDAHNGYQSLLSDINDPNTKYILRTANRLYGEKTFEFLSSFLESSQKSYHAGLEATDFVNAWEDSRKQINGWVEERTEGKIQNLLAEGILDSMTRLVLVNAIYFKGKWEKPFKKVSTRERPFQINKNKTKPVQMMFQEDTFNMGYIEDLQTKILELPYIGNELSMIILLPDAIQDGSTGLERLERELTYEKLTHWIINEMTTSKLVRVSLPRFKLEEYYGLKPFLSSMGMPDAFELGKADFSGISSGNELVLSEVVHKCFVDVKEEGTEAAAATIALITLGCCATPVVVPEFIADHPFLFFIRHNKTCSILFCGRFCSP, translated from the exons ATGGAAAGCCTCTGTGCAGCAAATACCACTTTTGCGCTGGACTTGTTGAGAAAGCTGTGTGAGAAGAAAAGTGGGCAGAAtgtcttcttttccccttttagtatttcttctgctttgtccATGGTTTTGCTGGGTTCAAAAGGTAACACGCAAGCCCAAATAACAAAG GTTCTGTGTCTGAACAAAGCTGAGGATGCTCACAATGGGTATCAATCCCTTCTCTCTGACATTAACGATCCAAACACCAAATACATCCTGAGAACTGCAAACCGGCTTTATGGGGAAAAGACATTTGAGTTTCTCTCA TCATTTCTAGAGTCGAGTCAGAAGTCCTACCATGCTGGCCTGGAAGCGACTGACTTTGTGAATGCTTGGGAGGattccagaaaacaaataaatggcTGGGTAGAGGAAAGGACTGAAG GTAAAATTCAGAACCTGTTGGCAGAGGGGATTCTCGATTCCATGACTAGACTTGTGTTGGTGAATGCCATCTATTTCAAAGGCAAATGGGAAAAGCCTTTCAAGAAAGTGTCAACCAGAGAAAGGCCATTTCAGATTAACAAG aaCAAGACCAAACCTGTGCAGATGATGTTCCAGGAGGACACGTTTAACATGGGCTATATTGAGGACTTGCAGACCAAAATCCTTGAGCTGCCCTACATCGGTAATGAACTCAGCATGATCATCCTGCTCCCTGATGCAATCCAGGATGGATCCACCGGTTTGGAAAGA CTGGAAAGAGAACTTACATATGAGAAGCTGACACATTGGATCATTAATGAAATGACGACCTCTAAGCTGGTGAGGGTGTCCTTACCCAGATTTAAGCTGGAAGAATATTACGGTCTGAAACCCTTTTTGAGCAGCATGGGAATGCCTGATGCCTTTGAGTTGGGAAAAGCTGACTTCTCTGGAATTTCATCTGGCAATGAGCTGGTGCTGTCTGAGGTGGTTCACAAGTGCTTTGTGGATGTGAAGGAAGAAGGCACAGAAGCGGCTGCAGCTACCATAGCTCTAATAACGTTGGGGTGCTGTGCAACTCCAGTGGTTGTTCCGGAATTCATTGCTGATCAtcccttcctcttcttcatccgGCACAACAAAACTTGCAGCATTCTGTTCTGTGGCAGGTTTTGCTCTCCGTAA
- the LOC139671105 gene encoding serpin B6-like isoform X1 yields the protein MESLCAANTTFALDLLRKLCEKKSGQNVFFSPFSISSALSMVLLGSKGNTEAQITKVLCLNKAEDAHNGYQSLLSDINDPNTKYILRTANRLYGEKTFEFLSSFLESSQKSYHAGLEATDFVNAWEDSRKQINGWVEERTEGKIQNLLAEGILDSMTRLVLVNAIYFKGKWEKPFKKVSTRERPFQINKNKTKPVQMMFQEDTFNMGYIEDLQTKILELPYIGNELSMIILLPDAIQDGSTGLERLERELTYEKLTHWIINEMTTSKLVRVSLPRFKLEEYYGLKPFLSSMGMPDAFELGKADFSGISSGNELVLSEVVHKCFVDVKEEGTEAAAATIALITLGCCATPVVVPEFIADHPFLFFIRHNKTCSILFCGRFCSP from the exons ATGGAAAGCCTCTGTGCAGCAAATACCACTTTTGCACTGGACCTGTTGAGAAAGCTGTGTGAGAAGAAAAGTGGGCAGAAtgtcttcttttccccttttagtatttcttctgctttgtccATGGTTTTGCTGGGTTCAAAAGGTAACACGGAAGCCCAAATAACAAAG GTTCTGTGTCTGAACAAAGCTGAGGATGCTCACAATGGGTATCAATCCCTTCTCTCTGACATTAACGATCCAAACACCAAATACATCCTGAGAACTGCAAACCGGCTTTATGGGGAAAAGACATTTGAGTTTCTCTCA TCATTTCTAGAGTCGAGTCAGAAGTCCTACCATGCTGGCCTGGAAGCGACTGACTTTGTGAATGCTTGGGAGGattccagaaaacaaataaatggcTGGGTAGAGGAAAGGACTGAAG GTAAAATTCAGAACCTGTTGGCAGAGGGGATTCTCGATTCCATGACTAGACTTGTGTTGGTGAATGCCATCTATTTCAAAGGCAAATGGGAAAAGCCTTTCAAGAAAGTGTCAACCAGAGAAAGGCCATTTCAGATTAACAAG aaCAAGACCAAACCTGTGCAGATGATGTTCCAGGAGGACACGTTTAACATGGGCTATATTGAGGACTTGCAGACCAAAATCCTTGAGCTGCCCTACATCGGTAATGAACTCAGCATGATCATCCTGCTCCCTGATGCAATCCAGGATGGATCCACCGGTTTGGAAAGA CTGGAAAGAGAACTTACATATGAGAAGCTGACACATTGGATCATTAATGAAATGACGACCTCTAAGCTGGTGAGGGTGTCCTTACCCAGATTTAAGCTGGAAGAATATTACGGTCTGAAACCCTTTTTGAGCAGCATGGGAATGCCTGATGCCTTTGAGTTGGGAAAAGCTGACTTCTCTGGAATTTCATCTGGCAATGAGCTGGTGCTGTCTGAGGTGGTTCACAAGTGCTTTGTGGATGTGAAGGAAGAAGGCACAGAAGCGGCTGCAGCTACCATAGCTCTAATAACGTTGGGGTGCTGTGCAACTCCAGTGGTTGTTCCGGAATTCATTGCTGATCAtcccttcctcttcttcatccgGCACAACAAAACTTGCAGCATTCTGTTCTGTGGCAGGTTTTGCTCTCCGTAA
- the LOC139671100 gene encoding serpin B6-like codes for MESLCAANTTFALDLLRKLCEKKSGQNVFFSPFSISSALSMVLLGSKGNTQAQITKVLCMNKAEDAHNGYQSLLSDINDPNTKYILRTANRLYGEKTFEFLSSFLESSQKSYHAGLEATDFVNAWEDSRKEINGWVEERTEGKIQNLLAEGILNSMTRLVLVNAIYFKGNWEKQFNKERTIERPFHINKNKTKPVQMMFKKDRFNMAYIEDLQTKILKLPYVGHELSMIILLPDAIQDGSTGLERLERELAYEKLTDWINPEMMTSKLVRVSLPRFKLEEYYDLKPILSSMGMPDAFELGKADFSGISSGNELVLSEVVHKCFVEVKEEGTEAAAATAARFVPKCARIVPDFTADHPFLFFIRHNKTCSILFCGRFCSP; via the exons ATGGAAAGCCTCTGTGCAGCAAATACCACTTTTGCACTGGACCTGTTGAGAAAGCTGTGTGAGAAGAAAAGTGGGCAGAAtgtcttcttttccccttttagtatttcttctgctttgtccATGGTTTTGCTGGGTTCAAAAGGTAACACGCAAGCCCAAATAACAAAG GTTCTGTGTATGAACAAAGCTGAGGATGCTCACAATGGGTATCAATCCCTCCTCTCTGACATTAATGATCCAAACACCAAATACATCCTGAGAACTGCAAACCGGCTTTATGGGGAAAAGACATTTGAGTTTCTCTCA TCATTTCTAGAGTCGAGTCAGAAGTCCTACCATGCTGGCCTGGAAGCGACTGACTTTGTGAATGCTTGGGAGGattccagaaaagaaataaatggctGGGTAGAGGAAAGGACTGAAG GTAAAATTCAGAACCTGTTGGCAGAGGGGATTCTCAATTCCATGACTAGACTTGTGTTGGTGAATGCCATCTATTTCAAAGGCAACTGGGAAAAGCAGTTCAACAAAGAGAGAACCATAGAAAGGCCATTTCATATTAACAAG aaCAAGACCAAACCTGTGCAGATGATGTTCAAGAAAGACAGATTCAACATGGCCTATATTGAGGACTTGCAGACCAAAATCCTTAAGCTGCCCTATGTTGGTCATGAACTCAGCATGATCATCCTGCTCCCTGATGCAATCCAGGATGGATCCACCGGTTTGGAAAGA CTGGAAAGAGAACTTGCATATGAGAAGCTCACAGATTGGATCAATCCTGAAATGATGACCTCTAAACTGGTGAGGGTGTCCTTACCCAGATTTAAGCTGGAAGAATATTACGATCTGAAACCCATTCTGAGCAGCATGGGAATGCCTGATGCCTTTGAGTTGGGCAAGGCTGACTTCTCTGGAATCTCATCTGGCAATGAGCTGGTGCTGTCTGAGGTGGTTCACAAGTGCTTTGTGGAAGTGAAGGAAGAAGgcactgaagctgctgctgccacagctgcaaGATTCGTTCCGAAGTGTGCAAGGATCGTTCCAGACTTCACTGCTGATCAtcccttcctcttcttcatccgGCATAACAAAACTTGCAGCATTCTGTTCTGTGGCAGGTTTTGCTCTCCATAA
- the LOC139671105 gene encoding serpin B6-like isoform X3 — protein sequence MESLCAANTTFALDLLRKLCEKKSGQNVFFSPFSISSALSMVLLGSKGNTEAQITKVLSLNNAEDAHKGYQSLLSDINDPNTKYILRAANRLYGEKTFEFLSSFLESSQKSYHAGLEATDFVNAWEDSRKEINGWVEERTEGKIQNLLAEGILDSMTRLVLVNAIYFKGNWEKQFNKERTTERPFHINKNETKPVQMMFKKDTFNMTYIGDLQTKILELPYVGNELSMIILLPDAIQDGSTGLERLESELTYEKLMDWINPEMMDSTEVRVSLPRFKLEENYDLKPILSSMGMPDAFELGKADFSGMSSGNELVLSEVVHKSFVEVNEEGTEAAAATAAIMMMRCAMIVPDFTADHPFLFFIRHNKTCSILFCGRFCSP from the exons ATGGAAAGCCTCTGTGCAGCAAATACCACTTTTGCACTGGACCTGTTGAGAAAGCTGTGTGAGAAGAAAAGTGGGCAGAAtgtcttcttttccccttttagtatttcttctgctttgtccATGGTTTTGCTGGGTTCAAAAGGTAACACGGAAGCCCAAATAACAAAG GTGCTGTCTCTGAACAATGCTGAGGATGCTCACAAGGGGTATCAATCCCTTCTCTCTGACATTAATGATCCAAACACCAAATACATCCTGAGAGCTGCAAATCGGCTTTATGGGGAAAAGACATTTGAGTTTCTCTCA TCATTTCTAGAGTCGAGTCAGAAGTCCTACCATGCTGGCCTGGAAGCGACTGACTTTGTGAATGCTTGGGAGGattccagaaaagaaataaatggctGGGTAGAGGAAAGGACTGAAG GTAAAATTCAGAACCTGTTGGCAGAGGGGATTCTTGATTCCATGACTAGACTTGTGTTGGTGAATGCCATCTATTTCAAAGGCAACTGGGAAAAGCAGTTCAACAAAGAGAGAACCACAGAAAGGCCATTTCATATTAACAAG aacGAGACCAAACCTGTGCAGATGATGTTCAAGAAGGACACATTTAACATGACCTATATTGGGGACTTGCAGACCAAAATCCTTGAGCTGCCCTACGTCGGTAATGAACTCAGCATGATCATCCTGCTCCCTGATGCAATCCAGGATGGATCCACCGGTTTGGAAAGA CTGGAAAGTGAACTTACGTATGAGAAGCTGATGGATTGGATCAATCCTGAAATGATGGACTCTACAGAGGTGAGGGTGTCCTTACCCAGATTTAAGCTGGAAGAAAATTATGATCTGAAACCCATTCTGAGCAGCATGGGAATGCCTGATGCCTTTGAGTTGGGCAAAGCTGACTTCTCAGGAATGTCATCTGGCAATGAGCTGGTGCTGTCTGAGGTGGTTCACAAGTCCTTTGTGGAAGTCAATGAAGAAGGCACTGAAGCTGCTGCCGCCACAGCTGCGATAATGATGATGCGCTGTGCAATGATCGTTCCAGACTTCACTGCTGATCAtcccttcctcttcttcatccgGCACAACAAAACTTGCAGCATTCTGTTCTGTGGCAGGTTTTGCTCTCCGTAA